A stretch of the Lolium perenne isolate Kyuss_39 chromosome 3, Kyuss_2.0, whole genome shotgun sequence genome encodes the following:
- the LOC127341022 gene encoding uncharacterized protein, with amino-acid sequence MAATTKLVALGFVVLLSIGFTSASRMLASSSSASGGGSGGGGGGGGAGASGYGGGGGQGGATGYGETFIGSGYKSNYAQGAGGGGGAGGGGGSNGGAGSGSGTGGGIGSGASGSTGSGQANASGSGGGEGQGAGANGSSGQGAGEGSGEGSGESSVAPAPSAGGISYSDAAGGGTGGGGGNSGNGGGEGTGAGNAGNDGTSGSASGQGSGNGGGIVKGVAQGPSVGVGSGAGFGAAQTGSAGPSGSGYAAGSGAGGGGGAGGSENGGVGSGGGTGEGSGSGTYP; translated from the coding sequence ATGGCTGCTACCACTAAGCTTGTAGCTCTTGGCTTTGTTGTGCTCTTGAGCATTGGCTTCACCAGTGCTTCACGTATGTTAGCTAGCTCATCCAGCGCATCAGGAGGAGGGTcgggaggcggaggtggcggtggtggggcAGGTGCAAGTGGATACGGTGGAGGAGGCGGGCAAGGTGGTGCCACTGGATACGGTGAAACCTTCATAGGTTCAGGTTACAAGTCTAACTATGCCCAGGGagctggtggaggaggaggagcaggcggcggcggtggttcaAATGGCGGAGCCGGATCTGGTTCCGGGACCGGCGGTGGCATCGGCTCTGGTGCGAGTGGTTCTACTGGCAGTGGGCAGGCCAATGCTAGTGGTAGTGGTGGGGGTGAGGGCCAAGGTGCTGGCGCCAATGGGTCTAGCGGACAAGGAGCCGGAGAGGGCAGTGGTGAAGGAAGTGGTGAGAGTAGCGTAGCACCAGCTCCTTCTGCTGGTGGTATCAGCTACTCCGATGCCGCTGGTGGCGGTACCGGTGGTGGCGGTGGGAACAGTGGAAATGGCGGTGGAGAAGGAACTGGAGCTGGAAATGCCGGTAACGACGGCACCTCGGGCAGTGCCAGTGGACAGGGTAGCGGCAACGGTGGTGGCATAGTTAAAGGTGTCGCTCAAGGGCCAAGCGTCGGAGTTGGGTCTGGTGCAGGTTTCGGAGCTGCACAGACTGGTAGCGCTGGCCCTTCTGGTTCAGGCTATGCTGCCGGAAGCGGTGCAGGCGGCGGAGGTGGCGCGGGTGGAAGCGAAAATGGCGGGGTTGGCAGCGGAGGAGGCACGGGAGAAGGGTCCGGTAGCGGTACATACCCTTAA